TAACGATTCTATCATTTCTGCTTTCGATTGTTCGGGTAGCCATTATAGCGGGCACATTGCAGCCAAATCCCATAAATAATGGGATAAACGATTTGCCATGTAAACCAATGATGTGCATTACTTTGTCCATAATAAAAGCTGCACGAGCCATATAGCCTGTATCTTCCATTATGGCAATAAAAAAGAAAAGAAGTAGGATATTAGGTAAAAATACAAGAACTCCCCCAACACCATTAAAAATTCCATCAATAAGTAAATCTTTAAAAATACTATCTGGTAAGTTATTGTTTGCAAGTGTACTTAAAAGTTCGACTGCTTTTTCAATCCACATCACTGGATATTGCCCAATAAAAAAGGTTCCTTCAAAAGTTAGCCATAATAAAGAGAAAAATATAGGAAGTCCCAAATAGCGGTTAATGAGTACTTTATCTATTTTTTTTGAAATTTGTTTTAGCGGTTGCTTATTTTTTTTGTAGGTTTCTTTAAGTGCACCTTCAATAAACCCATATTTTGCATCGGTAATAATAGTCTCTACTGATTCTCCGAAATCTTTTTCTAAATGTTTTATTTGACGTTCGACAATTTGTTTTATCTCTTTGTAATTAGGGCATTTGTTTATAATATTTTCTATGTCTTTATCTTTTTCGAGTAATTTTAATGCAACATAACGCGAAGAATAACGATCAAGAAAACTACGATTTTTTTTAAGTTCGTTTTGTATGAGTTCTATTGCATTTTCTATGTTTTCGCCATAATAAATATGGATATGCCGGTATAATGAGTTTTTATCTTCGTATATTTCAATTACTTGATCAAAAAGTGCAAATATGCCTCGTCCTTTTGAGCTAACTGTTGGTACCATTGGAATACCTAGCATTGCCCCTAGCTTGCTATAATTAAAATGGTCGCCTTTTTTTTCAAGTTCGTCAAACATATTTAAAGCGACCACAACGCGCATATCCATATCAATAAGTTGTGTGGTGAGGAATAAATTACGTTCTAAATTTGAACTATCGATTACGTTAATTATAACGTCGGGTAATTCGTTCATTAAATGATTGCGTACATATAATTCCTCAGGCGTATAAGCAGCAAGTGAATATGTGCCAGGTAAATCAGTAATTTCAAAAATATAATTTTTATATCGATAGGTTCCTTTTTTTAAATCAACTGTAACGCCACTATAATTGCCTACATGTTCTCTTAGTCCAGTACAATAGTTAAATAAAGTTGTTTTGCCAGAATTTGGATTGCCTACCAATGCAACATGAATGGTGTGCGATTTTTCTCGCAATGTTGGTATTTCTTCTAATATTTGTTCAAAAGTAGTAGCATTGGGGTTTCTAATATTTAGTTCTTGATTAAAGTATTCTACTTCAATTAATGATGCTTCGCTTTTTCGTAATGTTACTTCTGAATCCATTACTTTAAAAGCAATAGGATCGTTGAGCGGAGCTTGTTGTAAATATTCTACAATTTTACCCTTAACGAACCCCATTTCGAGAATACGTTTACGAAAACTACCACGTCCTTTAACTCTAATAATAATCGCCTTTTCGCCAGGTTTTAATTCCGATAGTAGCATCAAACAGTAGATTTATGCAAAAATATGGCATTCTTTTACTTTAAACTATACCCAAAACTAGGTATTTTTAGCTTCATGCTTTTTTAATGAATTTAAAAATCTTATGTACATTTGCAGCAAATAATAAAACATGTCAAGTTTATTAAAAATT
This sequence is a window from Bacteroidales bacterium. Protein-coding genes within it:
- the feoB gene encoding ferrous iron transport protein B gives rise to the protein MLLSELKPGEKAIIIRVKGRGSFRKRILEMGFVKGKIVEYLQQAPLNDPIAFKVMDSEVTLRKSEASLIEVEYFNQELNIRNPNATTFEQILEEIPTLREKSHTIHVALVGNPNSGKTTLFNYCTGLREHVGNYSGVTVDLKKGTYRYKNYIFEITDLPGTYSLAAYTPEELYVRNHLMNELPDVIINVIDSSNLERNLFLTTQLIDMDMRVVVALNMFDELEKKGDHFNYSKLGAMLGIPMVPTVSSKGRGIFALFDQVIEIYEDKNSLYRHIHIYYGENIENAIELIQNELKKNRSFLDRYSSRYVALKLLEKDKDIENIINKCPNYKEIKQIVERQIKHLEKDFGESVETIITDAKYGFIEGALKETYKKNKQPLKQISKKIDKVLINRYLGLPIFFSLLWLTFEGTFFIGQYPVMWIEKAVELLSTLANNNLPDSIFKDLLIDGIFNGVGGVLVFLPNILLLFFFIAIMEDTGYMARAAFIMDKVMHIIGLHGKSFIPLFMGFGCNVPAIMATRTIESRNDRIVTMLINPFMSCSARLPIYILITSTFFNHHAGTVIFLIYIVGILLAGIISLLFKKTFFKKNEVPFVMELPPYRIPTSRNLLRHMWQKAKQYLKKMSGIILVASIIIWTLSYYPFSPKNKPQIHKIEQQIHNKILSSEQKQDLNKLYIAYKQYNIQYSYLGQIGKTIEPIMAPLGFDWRITVSLLTGISGKEVVVSTMAVLFNENDLSNNQTSLNQAILKAKDSDGNILFSIPTIFAFLMFVLIYFPCVAVIAAIKKESDNWKWAIFEIIFTTSLAWFIAFLTKNILTWLL